A genomic window from Corallococcus exiguus includes:
- a CDS encoding cytochrome b/b6 domain-containing protein: protein MHPPEPRRPQPWPIRLAHWANVPLLAILAGSGLQILVAYPRMGTRGRPIALYPFQDAVPPSWLRLGDWLAGARSWHFAFGWFLALNGFVYVLYLALSGEWRRRLFLPRRDTRDAVATLAYYLRLRPAPAQTGLYNGLQRLAYTATLLMGALSVLSGLAIYKPVQLQWLTALFGGYDPARFVHLLLLALFAFFTVGHVVLVALHPRTFGEMITGGRKPDAP from the coding sequence GTGCACCCGCCCGAGCCCCGCCGTCCCCAGCCCTGGCCCATCCGGCTCGCACACTGGGCCAACGTGCCGCTGCTCGCCATCCTCGCGGGCAGCGGGTTGCAGATCCTCGTCGCGTATCCGCGCATGGGGACTCGCGGGCGGCCCATCGCGCTCTACCCATTCCAGGACGCCGTGCCGCCGTCGTGGCTGCGCCTGGGGGACTGGCTCGCGGGGGCGCGGAGCTGGCACTTCGCGTTCGGTTGGTTCCTGGCCCTCAACGGCTTCGTGTACGTGCTCTACCTCGCGCTCAGCGGCGAGTGGCGCCGCCGTCTGTTCCTCCCGCGCCGCGACACGCGCGATGCCGTGGCCACGCTCGCGTACTACCTGCGGCTCCGCCCCGCGCCCGCGCAGACAGGCCTCTACAACGGGCTCCAGCGGCTGGCGTACACGGCCACACTGCTCATGGGCGCGCTGTCCGTCCTGTCCGGCCTCGCCATCTACAAGCCCGTGCAGCTCCAGTGGCTCACGGCCCTCTTCGGTGGCTACGACCCCGCGCGCTTCGTGCACCTGCTGCTGCTCGCGCTGTTCGCGTTCTTCACCGTGGGCCACGTCGTCCTGGTCGCCCTGCACCCGCGCACCTTCGGGGAGATGATCACCGGCGGGAGGAAGCCCGATGCCCCCTGA
- a CDS encoding alpha/beta fold hydrolase, whose translation MPTTNATDGTPLHYRVLGDGPRDVVLVHGWMVSGAVWDSMLEKLDMTGLRLIVPDHRGTGASGRPASGYTLEQYAKDVLAVADHAKAQRFAVVGHSMGGQIAKWVAADAPARVSGLVLLNTVPASGLPLPPDAAGLFRGSAGDREKQKTILGLACKQLSPESLEALLKDSGAVSKDAIEQCFDSWTAGGFADRLSAITAPTLVVATDDPFLPPVFLKQAVVGLIRNARMTHLPGPGHYPQVERPAETAALVSAFLAGNAAQA comes from the coding sequence ATGCCCACGACGAACGCGACGGACGGAACACCCCTGCACTACCGGGTCCTGGGGGACGGTCCTCGCGACGTGGTGCTGGTGCACGGGTGGATGGTGTCCGGCGCGGTGTGGGACTCGATGCTGGAGAAGCTGGACATGACCGGCCTGCGGCTCATCGTCCCGGACCACCGGGGCACCGGGGCGTCCGGACGGCCGGCGTCGGGGTACACGCTGGAGCAGTACGCCAAGGACGTGCTCGCGGTGGCGGACCACGCGAAGGCGCAGCGCTTCGCGGTGGTGGGCCACAGCATGGGCGGGCAGATCGCCAAGTGGGTGGCGGCGGATGCGCCTGCGCGCGTCAGCGGACTTGTGCTGCTCAACACGGTGCCCGCGTCGGGGCTGCCGCTGCCTCCGGACGCGGCCGGGCTGTTCCGTGGCTCCGCGGGGGACCGGGAGAAGCAGAAGACCATCCTGGGCCTGGCCTGCAAGCAGCTGTCTCCGGAGTCGCTGGAGGCCCTGCTGAAGGACTCGGGCGCGGTGTCGAAGGACGCCATCGAGCAGTGCTTCGATTCCTGGACGGCGGGAGGTTTCGCGGACCGGCTGTCCGCCATCACCGCGCCCACGCTGGTGGTGGCCACGGATGATCCGTTCCTGCCGCCCGTGTTCCTCAAGCAGGCGGTGGTGGGGCTCATCCGGAACGCGCGCATGACGCACCTGCCGGGGCCGGGGCACTACCCTCAGGTGGAGCGTCCGGCGGAGACGGCCGCGCTGGTGTCGGCGTTCCTCGCGGGCAACGCCGCGCAGGCCTGA
- a CDS encoding molybdopterin-dependent oxidoreductase has translation MPPERVLTRRRVLLGAAALATSACDSQRPRAGFLGVMDRFNERAQSALFHPGRLAREEPVEQLTPPGDFPQYFISETVPLAPAGWTLDVGGLVARPRAFTLEELQRLPRTDYRIRHHCVEGWSAVASWHGVAIRDLAQAVGADTRAGFVEFRSFDQGYYSSWDAPSALHPQTVLAYGMNGAPLIPGHGAPLRLYSGVKLGYKMVKYLTTVRFLPEATGGTWEDRGYEWFAGV, from the coding sequence ATGCCCCCTGAGCGCGTCCTCACCCGCCGCCGCGTCCTCCTGGGCGCCGCCGCGCTCGCCACCAGCGCGTGCGACTCCCAACGTCCGCGCGCGGGCTTCCTCGGCGTGATGGACCGCTTCAACGAGCGCGCCCAATCCGCCCTCTTCCACCCCGGCCGGCTCGCCCGCGAGGAGCCCGTCGAGCAGCTCACCCCGCCCGGCGACTTCCCCCAGTACTTCATCTCCGAGACCGTGCCGCTGGCCCCCGCTGGATGGACGCTGGATGTGGGTGGACTCGTGGCCCGCCCGCGCGCCTTCACGCTGGAGGAGTTGCAGCGGCTGCCCCGGACCGACTACCGGATCCGCCACCACTGCGTGGAGGGCTGGAGCGCGGTGGCGTCGTGGCACGGCGTGGCCATCCGCGACCTGGCGCAAGCCGTGGGCGCGGACACGCGCGCGGGGTTCGTGGAGTTCCGCTCGTTCGACCAGGGCTACTACTCATCCTGGGATGCGCCGAGCGCGCTGCACCCGCAGACCGTGCTCGCGTACGGCATGAACGGAGCGCCGCTCATCCCCGGCCACGGCGCGCCGCTGCGCCTCTATTCGGGCGTGAAGCTGGGCTACAAGATGGTGAAGTACCTCACCACCGTGCGCTTCCTCCCGGAGGCCACGGGGGGCACCTGGGAGGACCGGGGCTACGAGTGGTTCGCCGGCGTGTAG
- a CDS encoding right-handed parallel beta-helix repeat-containing protein — MTLKPARALHLVGLLLLTTFGCVEEDPAFTAPLAGGARLVVAPPRSSAVAAVTASVTHASGATESKALTSATDPDGGIAWSAVVKPESPEEEIQLTVAAEDSAKTVVASVKSDAGVKLPLYGEALVVLVPLPESGAPGLANHAPRIHEVRAQSAIVAPGETVTLSAQVSDEEEGVLTYEWTASGRVLACEGATCEWTAARPPVPDAGTEGDAGTGYDPTLKDDALISLRVTDAQGAVSTLQFHIGVGTVRGPASLRKTWFNRSPVAAVAGEPQQVMLGSTFQVPAPVTDEDGDVLTYAWSATCEGKFDNVTLARPAFTPGAAPTDCGCQLKGAVTDGFGGSTEQLVNLCVRAEAPPVLETTSQSAESALAGERVTFTVDVTDPRGEAMTFAWTSNVGALGTPVGNGGTSTVDWTELSCLPADVTPTVDLVVTNASGASTRHSFPVTWMGRRCGPGETACAITLSPGQVTLREGCVVQSAVFIPDGFTFDGAGHTLTASEDGAGDHYKGAVLRNRGTVANVRFVTVTARNLSDVCDAGVDRLRGILLEDASGTIENTVVEDLNQGTISGCQEGFAIDVRSSAVGGAPVPVVIRGNRLTGYQKVGVVVQGRVAVTLEDNTLDGLGPTSRISRTGIQLAYGASGQVVGNEVQGNAFLFEDLRLADYGSGILVVGGSAYGVGRELCHDLLIQDNELVGNDVGVNLIQAEGNDYDPPAAPQNIQVLGNELSKEDLTNQVYQAAISDNGTANLISRNRISGDGYNSELYENAIGVDVVTQGEDRQVGFATPARMLDVDTCSEALVVQGWDLAGNLAPLSVPEVTLAASDPGATFHLLPDCSDAPVAVVSLKNPQREGIFYLLAATAGPLTLTATGDGASKTQEQTVR, encoded by the coding sequence GTGACCCTGAAGCCCGCCCGTGCGTTGCACCTCGTGGGGTTGTTGCTGCTGACCACGTTCGGTTGTGTGGAGGAGGATCCTGCCTTCACTGCGCCACTGGCCGGTGGTGCGCGGCTCGTGGTCGCGCCGCCCCGGTCATCCGCGGTCGCCGCAGTGACGGCCTCGGTGACGCACGCGTCGGGCGCCACGGAGTCGAAGGCGCTGACGTCCGCGACGGATCCGGATGGCGGCATCGCGTGGTCAGCCGTCGTGAAGCCGGAATCTCCCGAGGAGGAGATCCAGCTGACCGTGGCCGCCGAGGATTCCGCGAAGACGGTGGTGGCCTCCGTGAAATCGGACGCCGGGGTGAAGCTGCCCCTGTACGGGGAAGCGCTCGTGGTCCTGGTTCCCCTGCCGGAGTCTGGCGCGCCAGGGCTGGCCAACCATGCGCCACGCATCCACGAGGTGCGGGCGCAGAGCGCCATCGTGGCGCCAGGCGAAACCGTCACGTTGAGCGCGCAGGTGAGTGACGAAGAGGAGGGTGTGCTGACCTACGAATGGACTGCCTCCGGCAGGGTGCTCGCCTGCGAGGGCGCGACCTGTGAATGGACAGCCGCCCGCCCGCCGGTCCCCGATGCGGGCACCGAGGGGGATGCTGGCACCGGCTACGACCCGACCCTCAAGGATGACGCGTTGATCAGCCTGCGTGTCACGGACGCACAGGGCGCGGTGTCCACGCTCCAGTTCCACATCGGCGTGGGCACCGTGCGCGGGCCCGCGTCGCTGAGGAAGACGTGGTTCAACCGCTCGCCCGTGGCGGCCGTGGCCGGAGAGCCCCAGCAGGTGATGTTGGGCAGTACCTTCCAGGTCCCGGCGCCGGTGACGGACGAGGACGGAGACGTGCTGACGTATGCCTGGAGCGCGACGTGCGAGGGCAAGTTCGACAACGTCACCCTGGCCAGGCCTGCCTTCACCCCGGGGGCGGCGCCCACGGACTGTGGCTGTCAGCTGAAGGGCGCCGTGACGGATGGCTTCGGTGGAAGCACGGAGCAGCTCGTGAACCTGTGCGTGCGCGCGGAGGCGCCGCCGGTCCTGGAGACCACGTCACAGTCCGCCGAGAGCGCGCTCGCGGGCGAACGAGTGACGTTCACGGTGGACGTGACGGATCCCCGTGGCGAGGCGATGACGTTCGCCTGGACGTCGAACGTGGGCGCGCTCGGTACGCCGGTGGGGAATGGCGGGACGAGCACGGTGGACTGGACGGAGCTCTCCTGTCTGCCGGCGGACGTGACGCCCACCGTGGACCTGGTGGTGACGAACGCCTCGGGCGCGAGCACGCGGCACTCCTTCCCGGTGACCTGGATGGGCCGGCGCTGCGGCCCGGGTGAGACCGCCTGCGCCATCACGCTGTCGCCGGGACAGGTGACGCTGCGCGAGGGCTGCGTGGTGCAGAGCGCGGTGTTCATCCCGGACGGCTTCACGTTCGACGGGGCCGGGCACACGCTGACCGCGTCCGAGGACGGCGCGGGGGACCACTACAAGGGCGCGGTGCTGCGCAACCGGGGCACGGTGGCGAACGTGCGGTTCGTCACGGTGACGGCGCGCAACCTGTCGGACGTGTGTGACGCGGGCGTGGACCGGCTGCGCGGCATCCTGCTGGAAGACGCGAGCGGCACCATCGAGAACACGGTCGTGGAGGACTTGAACCAGGGCACCATCAGCGGCTGCCAGGAGGGCTTCGCCATCGACGTGCGCAGCAGCGCGGTGGGAGGCGCGCCGGTGCCGGTGGTCATCCGGGGCAACCGGCTGACGGGCTACCAGAAGGTGGGCGTGGTGGTGCAGGGGCGGGTGGCGGTGACGCTGGAGGACAACACCCTCGACGGCTTGGGGCCTACCAGCCGCATCTCGCGCACTGGAATCCAGCTCGCGTATGGCGCTTCCGGGCAGGTGGTGGGCAACGAGGTGCAGGGCAACGCGTTCCTGTTCGAGGACCTGCGGCTCGCGGACTACGGCTCCGGCATCCTGGTGGTGGGTGGCTCGGCCTACGGCGTGGGGCGGGAGCTGTGCCACGACCTGCTCATCCAGGACAACGAGCTGGTGGGGAACGACGTCGGCGTCAACCTGATCCAGGCGGAGGGCAACGACTATGACCCGCCCGCCGCGCCCCAGAACATCCAGGTGCTCGGCAACGAGCTGAGCAAGGAGGACCTGACGAACCAGGTCTACCAGGCCGCCATCTCGGACAACGGAACCGCGAACCTCATCAGCCGCAACCGGATCAGCGGTGATGGGTACAACAGCGAGCTGTACGAGAACGCCATCGGCGTCGACGTGGTGACGCAGGGCGAGGACCGCCAGGTGGGCTTCGCCACTCCGGCGCGGATGCTGGACGTGGACACGTGCTCGGAGGCGCTGGTGGTGCAGGGCTGGGACCTGGCGGGCAACCTGGCTCCGCTGTCCGTGCCGGAGGTGACGCTGGCCGCGTCGGATCCGGGCGCGACCTTCCACCTGCTGCCGGACTGCTCGGATGCGCCCGTGGCGGTGGTGAGCCTGAAGAACCCGCAGCGCGAAGGCATCTTCTACCTCCTCGCCGCGACCGCTGGCCCGCTGACCCTCACGGCGACGGGCGACGGCGCGAGCAAGACCCAGGAGCAGACGGTCCGCTGA
- a CDS encoding penicillin-binding transpeptidase domain-containing protein produces the protein MYGRAVISWVGLCLLLLFPACAPRATKPAAPATPAVVRGGAEDLASRYLDAWARNDVAAQRQGLVDAPQDFDAQHARWRQDLGVIASRFDQVVLESQDATTAVVRFHGVHTLRGLGDWEVESRLRFVLRGKRWSLRWTPEVFHPDARPGDRFGRARSWGPRAGLLDANGDPLTLPGEVIRIGVMPGRVKDRAAVASVLQSQLGVDPAKVLAALNAASAQPEQFIAFIDVRLERYQQIRSVLAPVPGIFFRKRPARLTPAEGFAAHTLGRVGDITAEALQSLGQPYQPGDVVGLSGLERAQERTLAGRPSGEVRLQRRAGGSELLYRFDGEPGRDVRTTLRMDVQSAAEAALVDVTQPAALVAVDTATGKVLAVASRPLGEGWHRALMGRYPPASTFKLVTATALLESGLKPDSRVDCPLEVTVGRKRFRNFESEVLGVTTLRRTFALSCNTTFIQLSAKLDPRALEDAARRFGFGVDYDVGLPSPGATFPPPKDDAERAADAMGQGRVLVTPLHMATVAAAAATGVWHAPRLLVDAEPGPESRLNPGTTAMLRDLMRAVVTDGTAKSAASIPGLMGKTGTAEFGTSVPPEAHAWFVGVRDGIGFAVFVEGGGVGGRVALPLAIRFLQALDAASVISFSKNDGSS, from the coding sequence GTGTACGGACGGGCGGTCATTTCCTGGGTGGGGCTCTGCCTCCTGTTGCTGTTTCCCGCGTGCGCGCCGCGAGCCACGAAGCCCGCCGCGCCCGCCACGCCCGCCGTGGTGCGCGGAGGCGCCGAGGACCTGGCCTCGCGGTACCTGGACGCCTGGGCGCGCAACGACGTGGCCGCGCAGCGCCAGGGGCTCGTGGACGCGCCCCAGGACTTCGACGCGCAGCACGCGCGCTGGAGGCAGGACCTGGGCGTCATCGCCTCGCGCTTCGACCAGGTGGTGCTCGAGTCCCAGGACGCCACCACGGCGGTGGTGAGGTTCCACGGCGTGCACACGCTGCGCGGACTGGGTGACTGGGAGGTCGAGTCCCGTCTGCGCTTCGTGCTCCGGGGCAAGCGCTGGAGCCTCCGATGGACGCCGGAGGTGTTCCATCCCGACGCGCGGCCCGGGGACCGCTTCGGCCGCGCGCGGAGCTGGGGCCCTCGCGCCGGGCTGCTCGATGCGAATGGGGATCCGCTCACCCTGCCGGGAGAGGTGATTCGCATTGGCGTGATGCCGGGCCGGGTGAAGGACCGCGCGGCCGTGGCCAGCGTGCTCCAGTCGCAGCTCGGCGTGGATCCCGCGAAGGTGCTCGCCGCGCTGAACGCCGCGAGCGCGCAACCCGAGCAGTTCATCGCGTTCATCGACGTGCGCCTGGAGCGCTACCAGCAGATTCGCTCCGTGCTCGCGCCGGTGCCCGGCATCTTCTTCCGCAAGAGGCCCGCGCGCCTCACCCCCGCGGAGGGCTTCGCCGCGCACACGCTGGGACGGGTCGGGGACATCACGGCGGAGGCCCTCCAGTCGCTGGGCCAGCCCTACCAGCCGGGCGACGTGGTGGGGCTGTCCGGCCTGGAGCGCGCGCAGGAACGGACGCTGGCGGGACGTCCCTCCGGCGAGGTGCGGCTCCAGCGCCGTGCTGGCGGCAGCGAGCTGCTGTACCGCTTCGACGGGGAGCCGGGACGCGATGTCCGCACCACGTTGCGAATGGACGTGCAGTCGGCGGCGGAGGCCGCGCTCGTGGACGTCACCCAGCCCGCCGCGCTGGTCGCGGTGGACACGGCCACGGGCAAGGTGCTGGCGGTGGCCAGCCGGCCGTTGGGGGAGGGGTGGCACCGCGCGCTGATGGGGCGCTATCCCCCGGCCTCCACGTTCAAGCTGGTGACCGCCACGGCGCTGCTCGAAAGCGGCCTGAAGCCGGACTCGCGCGTCGACTGTCCCCTGGAGGTGACGGTGGGCCGCAAGCGCTTCCGCAACTTCGAATCCGAGGTGCTGGGCGTCACCACGTTGCGACGGACGTTCGCGCTGTCGTGCAACACCACGTTCATCCAGCTCTCGGCGAAGCTGGACCCGCGCGCGTTGGAGGACGCGGCCCGGCGCTTCGGCTTCGGGGTGGACTACGACGTGGGGCTGCCGTCACCGGGCGCCACCTTCCCTCCGCCGAAAGACGACGCCGAGCGCGCGGCGGACGCCATGGGCCAGGGGCGCGTCCTGGTCACGCCGCTGCACATGGCCACCGTCGCGGCGGCGGCGGCCACCGGCGTCTGGCACGCGCCGCGCCTGCTCGTGGACGCGGAGCCCGGCCCGGAGTCGCGGCTGAATCCGGGCACGACGGCCATGCTCCGCGACCTGATGCGCGCGGTGGTGACGGACGGCACGGCGAAGTCCGCCGCCAGCATCCCGGGCCTCATGGGCAAGACGGGCACGGCGGAGTTCGGCACGTCCGTGCCGCCTGAAGCCCATGCGTGGTTCGTCGGCGTGCGCGACGGCATCGGCTTCGCGGTGTTCGTGGAGGGCGGCGGCGTGGGAGGCCGTGTCGCGCTGCCGCTCGCCATCCGCTTCCTCCAGGCGCTGGACGCGGCCTCGGTCATCTCCTTCAGCAAGAACGACGGCTCCAGCTAG
- a CDS encoding site-specific DNA-methyltransferase, whose amino-acid sequence MTDGRSGTTGAKRTVYCEDALAWLDARPVLEGCSMVASMPDVSEFPSLTVPQWKDWFVGAAAKVLSRVPADGVAVFYQSDVKKDGAWVDKGYLVSKAAEAAGCDTLWHKVVCRRTPGTVTFGRPAYSHLLCFSRGLKTDAAKSTADVLPDPGEVTWTRGMGLNACLVACRFILEQTRTRTVVDPFCGHGTALAVANALGLDAVGVELSRKRARRARNLQAAWTGGKLVLSSAVGGDEEDPSPE is encoded by the coding sequence ATGACGGATGGACGCAGCGGGACGACGGGAGCGAAGCGCACGGTGTACTGCGAGGACGCGCTCGCGTGGCTGGACGCGCGGCCGGTGTTGGAGGGGTGCTCGATGGTGGCGTCGATGCCGGACGTCTCCGAGTTCCCCTCGCTCACGGTGCCCCAGTGGAAGGACTGGTTCGTGGGGGCGGCGGCGAAGGTGTTGTCGCGGGTGCCGGCGGACGGGGTGGCGGTGTTCTACCAGTCCGACGTGAAGAAGGACGGGGCGTGGGTGGACAAGGGCTACCTGGTGTCGAAGGCGGCGGAGGCCGCGGGGTGCGACACGCTCTGGCACAAGGTGGTGTGTCGCCGGACGCCGGGGACGGTGACGTTCGGGAGGCCTGCGTACTCGCACCTGCTGTGTTTCAGCCGGGGGTTGAAGACAGACGCGGCGAAGTCCACGGCGGACGTGTTGCCGGACCCCGGCGAGGTGACGTGGACACGAGGCATGGGGCTCAACGCGTGCCTGGTGGCGTGCCGCTTCATCCTGGAGCAGACGCGCACGCGAACGGTGGTGGATCCATTCTGCGGCCACGGAACCGCGCTCGCGGTGGCCAACGCGCTGGGCCTGGACGCGGTGGGCGTGGAGCTGAGCCGCAAGCGCGCCCGCCGCGCGAGGAACCTCCAGGCCGCGTGGACGGGCGGGAAGCTGGTGCTGTCCAGCGCGGTCGGTGGCGACGAAGAAGACCCGTCGCCGGAGTGA